The following nucleotide sequence is from Streptomyces sp. HUAS CB01.
CCCTCGAAGTGGCCGTGCGGGCGGGTCAGTCGCGGGTCGCCTCGATCACGCTCACGGTGGCCTCGCCGGTCCAGGCGGGCCGTGCGGGCACCACGCGCGTCAGGCCGAGTCCGGCGTCCGCCAGCAGCTCGGCGTACTCCCGCTCGCTGCGCTCCGCACCGCCGCCGAGCAGCATGCCGAGGTGGCTGTACGCGGTCAGGGTGCTGGCGACGCCCGTGTCGAACCGGGCCGGGCGCACGCTCTCCACCAGCAGCAGCCGGCTCTCGGGCTTCATGGCGTCACGGATGTTGCGCAGCAGGGTCAGACTGCGTTCGTCGTCCCAGTCGTGCACCACGTTCTTCAGCAGATACGCGTCGTGGCCGGCGGGTACGGCGCTGAAGAAGTCCCCGCCGAGCACCTCGCCGCGTTCGGCGAGCCCCGCGTCGGCGAGGGTCCGCTCCCCCGCCGCCACGACGGACGGCAGGTCGAAGAGCACGCCCCGCAGCGCCGGTGTGGCCCGGAGGATCGCCGCGAGCAGGGACCCCTCACCGCCGCCGACGTCGACGAGGCTGCGGAAGCCGCCGAAGTCGTAGGCGTCGATGACCGCCTGGGCGGTGTGGCGACTGAAGAAGGTCATCGCGCGGTTGAAGATCGCCGCGATGTGGGGTGGCATCTGCGCGAACGGGTTGGCGCCCTCCTCCGCCCCGCGGGTCTTCGGGGCCGACTTCAGCCGCTCGCCCAGCTCGAACAGACGCTGGACGTGCCCGGGCC
It contains:
- a CDS encoding methyltransferase, with the protein product MTRADVSIPEAPTTTAAVFQMITGHYLSTAIHTAAGLRLADAMDEPAVSHTVLAERTGTHPESLLRLLCLLATAGLVTDEGDGCFSLTEAGRLLREDGEDSLHAVALMHAGPGHVQRLFELGERLKSAPKTRGAEEGANPFAQMPPHIAAIFNRAMTFFSRHTAQAVIDAYDFGGFRSLVDVGGGEGSLLAAILRATPALRGVLFDLPSVVAAGERTLADAGLAERGEVLGGDFFSAVPAGHDAYLLKNVVHDWDDERSLTLLRNIRDAMKPESRLLLVESVRPARFDTGVASTLTAYSHLGMLLGGGAERSEREYAELLADAGLGLTRVVPARPAWTGEATVSVIEATRD